A single Lactuca sativa cultivar Salinas chromosome 8, Lsat_Salinas_v11, whole genome shotgun sequence DNA region contains:
- the LOC111885478 gene encoding uncharacterized mitochondrial protein AtMg00810-like, producing the protein MYLLVYVDDLILTGNNESILIAFTTRLHQEFAIKDLGDLSYFLGLEVSYTDDGLFLSQSKYATYILTHSDLLDSKPMSTPLATHEVLTSNGSPFKDITLYRSLVGVLRYLTMTRPDLSYAINQASRFLHSPTNDNFQAVKRILRYVKGTITFGLTFRRPHTNTILGYFDTDWACCIETRRSTYGYSIFLGGNLVSWSAKKQPTVSRSSCESEYRAMANTTAEIVWITNLLRELHALPPDRPTLLCDNKSALFMTQNPVSNKRAKHIDLDYHFVRELVAYGKLYNKFVPTKLQVADIFTKSLPRPQFE; encoded by the coding sequence ATGTACTTACTCGTGTATGTTGACGACTTGATTCTTACTGGTAACAATGAATCTATTCTCATTGCCTTCACCACTCgtcttcatcaagaatttgcaaTCAAAGACTTAGGTGATTTAAGCTATTTTCTTGGTCTAGAAGTCAGCTACACGGATGATGGACTCTTTTTAAGTCAATCCAAATATGCCACATACATCCTTACTCACAGTGATCTCTTAGATTCTAAACCTATGTCTACTCCACTTGCAACTCATGAAGTCCTCACGTCAAACGGATCTCCCTTCAAAGATATCACTCTTTATCGTTCTTTAGTAGGAGTTCTCCGATATTTGACCATGACACGGCCTGATCTTTCTTATGCTATTAATCAAGCTAGTCGGTTTCTTCATTCTCCAACTAATGATAATTTTCAAGCTGTTAAACGCATCTTGCGATATGTCAAAGGCACTATTACGTTTGGTCTTACTTTTCGTCGGCCACATACAAACACCATTTTGGGTTATTTTGATACCGATTGGGCTTGTTGCATTGAAACACGCCGCTCAACATATGGTTATTCAATCTTTCTTGGTGGCAATTTAGTCTCTTGGAGTGCTAAGAAGCAACCAACTGTATCTAGATCTAGTTGTGAATCAGAATATCGAGCGATGGCTAACACAACAGCCGAGATTGTTTGGATCACTAATCTCTTACGGGAATTACATGCTTTACCACCTGATCGACCAACTTTGCTATGTGACAACAAAAGTGCTTTATTTATGACACAAAATCCGGTCTCAAACAAACGTGCTAAACATATTGATCTCGATTATCACTTTGTTCGTGAACTTGTTGCTTATGGTAAACTCTATAACAAGTTCGTCCCAACCAAGCTTCAGGTGGCTGACATTTTCACTAAGAGTCTTCCACGACCTCAATTCGAATAA
- the LOC111885479 gene encoding receptor-like protein 7, giving the protein MTRSSSLSHEEECSALFQFKQSIIHQGDVACVASWFETFNSWKTTSNAPDARFDCCLWHGVECSNNHVYGHVVSLDLSESFLCGHINSTNTLFSLVHLQSLNLAMNYFDESQIPYEIARLKQLKSLNLSHSGFSGQILNEMTHLTQLSSLDLSGNPLKLHNPSLKNLIQNLTELEELHLSGVDISSSVPHFFSNFSSLRSIRLSNCSLSNEFPATILQLPKLKFFDVAYNTNLTGSFPEFHNNSLLEYINLRETGFFGIVPESISNLHHLTYLRLTKCSFSGGIPSSKFKKGHLPNWLNKMTKLSSLYVYNTDLTSEITPHLANLTKLSVLAMGKNSLTGHIPSWLFNLTQLTTLDLQQNQLQGPILSSFSNLKTLQYLHLGSNSLSGNVDLDMFLRLNKLETLGLGYNRISLTSTNNYTNTTLPELKLLSLSTCNLKEFPAFLQHQNTLEVLFLDNNKIDGMVLVWIWNNNKESLQVIDLSKNSITGFHQHPQILPWRRLQGFSIKNNQIRGQLSIPPQTTVVYSASNNNITGEIPPSICEVKSLKVLDLSSNNMSGTLPPCFGALSNSLLSLDLRQNNFRGMMMDLFMHGSQLKNIDLSENRFMDQLPRSLTNCTNLEVLSLGDNTFDDVFPFWLGTLAKLQVLILRSNKFYGSIQGPTTVCSQFPKLRIIDLSHNGFRGQLLGNYFQNCNAMTSVYDGESSVMKSDMSFKYFNSSMPYTMTMIHKGVKTEYKKILTIYTTIDLSCNHFEGEIPLSLKDLIGREALNLSNNHFTGRVLASFGYLKNLESLDLSRNELSGEIPQLLAQLNFLSIFNVSFNHLDGHIPQGQQFDTFENNSYEGNPGLCGKPLLKECQGLKLPRLPPTSNASESLLPSERIDWIIIFCGIGSGLVVGVVIGNFLYTRYSDLFTKRKDKWVRPLRNTRRNQEVL; this is encoded by the exons ATGACTCGTTCTTCGTCACTAAGCCATGAAGAGGAATGTTCAGCCTTGTTTCAGTTTAAGCAAAGCATAATTCATCAAGGTGATGTGGCGTGTGTTGCTAGTTGGTTTGAAACGTTTAACTCTTGGAAAACCACAAGCAATGCACCAGATGCTCGTTTTGATTGTTGTTTGTGGCATGGGGTGGAGTGCAGCAACAACCATGTTTATGGCCATGTAGTCAGCCTTGACTTGAGTGAAAGCTTTCTTTGTGGGCATATCAACTCTACCAACACCCTCTTCAGCCTAGTTCATCTTCAAAGCCTCAACCTTGCCATGAACTACTTTGATGAATCTCAAATCCCATATGAGATTGCTCGTCTAAAGCAGTTAAAAAGCCTCAATCTCTCTCATTCTGGGTTTAGTGGCCAAATCCTAAATGAGATGACACACTTGACACAATTGTCTTCTTTAGATCTATCGGGGAATCCACTAAAGCTTCACAATCCTAGCCTCAAGAACCTAATACAAAACTTAACAGAACTCGAAGAACTCCATCTCTCAGGGGTTGACATTAGTTCTTCTGTACCTCATTTCTTCTCCAACTTTTCTTCTTTGAGGTCAATAAGGTTATCCAATTGTTCGCTTTCGAATGAATTCCCTGCCACTATACTTCAACTACCAAAGTTGAAATTTTTTGATGTGGCATACAATACCAACCTCACTGGTTCCTTTCCTGAATTCCATAACAACAGTTTACTTGAATATATAAATCTAAGGGAAACAGGTTTCTTTGGGATTGTACCGGAATCCATAAGCAATCTACACCATTTAACCTACTTGCGCCTTACTAAATGCTCTTTCTCAGGGGGGATTCCAA GTAGCAAATTCAAGAAGGGACATTTGCCCAATTGGCTTAACAAGATGACTAAACTTAGTAGTCTGTATGTATACAATACAGACCTAACCAGTGAAATCACACCCCATCTTGCAAACCTAACAAAACTTAGTGTTCTTGCAATGGGAAAAAATTCTCTTACTGGTCATATTCCATCCTGGCTTTTCAACCTCACCCAACTAACAACGTTAGACCTTCAACAAAATCAATTGCAAGGACCAATTTTAAGCTCGTTTTCCAACTTGAAAACTCTTCAATATCTTCATCTAGGTTCGAATAGTTTAAGTGGGAATGTAGACTTAGACATGTTCTTACGACTCAACAAACTCGAGACTCTCGGGCTAGGTTACAATAGGATATCATTAACGTCCACCAACAACTACACCAATACCACCTTACCAGAACTTAAACTTCTATCACTGTCGACATGTAACTTGAAGGAATTCCCTGCCTTTTTGCAACACCAAAATACGTTGGAAGTCTTATTTCTCGACAACAACAAAATTGATGGCATGGTACTCGTGTGGATCTGGAACAACAACAAAGAATCATTACAAGTGATTGACCTTTCCAAAAACTCCATCACTGGCTTTCATCAGCATCCTCAAATTCTCCCATGGAGACGTTTACAAGGATTTTCCATCAAGAATAATCAGATCCGAGGGCAGCTATCAATTCCACCACAAACCACAGTTGTTTATTCAGCCTCAAATAACAATATAACTGGAGAAATACCACCGTCGATATGTGAAGTGAAATCTCTCAAAGTCTTGGATTTGTCTTCTAATAACATGAGTGGCACTCTTCCTCCATGTTTTGGTGCCTTAAGCAATTCATTGTTGAGTTTAGATCTAAGGCAAAATAACTTTCGTGGAATGATGATGGATTTGTTTATGCATGGCAGCCAGCTAAAAAATATTGATTTGAGCGAAAATCGATTTATGGATCAGCTTCCAAGATCATTGACAAATTGTACTAATTTAGAAGTTCTCTCTCTTGGAGATAACACTTTTGATGATGTCTTTCCTTTTTGGCTGGGAACTCTTGCCAAGCTACAAGTTCTCATTTTACGATCCAACAAATTTTATGGTTCGATTCAAGGTCCAACGACTGTTTGCTCACAATTCCCTAAGTTGCGGATCATAGACCTCTCTCACAATGGTTTTCGTGGCCAATTGCTTGGAAATTACTTCCAAAATTGCAATGCCATGACATCGGTTTATGATGGTGAATCATCTGTTATGAAATCAGATATGTCCTTCAAATACTTCAATTCAAGTATGCCATACACGATGACAATGATACACAAAGGTGTCAAAACggaatacaaaaagattttaacCATATATACGACTATTGATCTCTCTTGTAACCATTTTGAAGGAGAAATCCCGCTATCACTCAAAGATCTCATAGGGCGTGAAGCACTCAATCTTTCCAACAACCATTTTACGGGACGTGTCTTGGCATCCTTTGGTTACCTAAAGAATCTTGAATCTTTGGATCTCTCTAGAAATGAGCTATCTGGAGAAATTCCTCAACTGTTGGCGCAACTCAATTTCCTTTCTATTTTCAACGTGTCATTCAACCATCTTGATGGGCACATTCCTCAAGGGCAACAATTTGATACATTTGAGAACAACTCCTATGAGGGGAATCCTGGGTTATGTGGGAAACCTTTATTGAAGGAATGTCAGGGTTTAAAGTTGCCAAGACTTCCACCAACAAGCAATGCATCTGAGTCTCTCCTCCCGAGCGAAAGAATTGATTGGATCATTATTTTCTGTGGAATTGGAAGTGGGTTGGTTGTTGGGGTTGTTATTGGGAACTTTTTGTATACAAGGTATAGTGATTTGTTCACAAAGAGGAAGGACAAATGGGTAAGGCCACTTCGTAACACAAGGAGAAACCAAG AGGTATTGTAA